Part of the Phalacrocorax aristotelis chromosome 33, bGulAri2.1, whole genome shotgun sequence genome, CATGGCCGTTGGGAGGGACATCCATGGCCGTTGGGCCTCCATGGCCATTGGGAGGGACATCCATAGCCGTTGGGAGGGACATCCATGGCCGTTGGAACATCCATGGCCATTGGGAGGGACATCCATGGCCGTTGGGACATCCATGGCCATTGGGAGGGACATCCATAGCCGTTGGGAGGGACATCCATGGCCGTTGGAACATCCATGGCCGTTGGGAGGGACATCCATGGCCGTTGGGACATCCATGGCCATTGGGACATCCATGGCCATTGTGAGGGACATCCATGGCCGTTGGGACATCCATGGCCGTTGGGAGGGACATCCATGGCCGTTGGGAAGGACATCCATGGCCATTGGGAGGGACATCCATGGCCATTGGGAGGGACATCCATGGCCGTTGGGAGGGACATCCATGGCCTTTGAGACATCCATGGCCATTGGGAGGGACATCCATGGCCATTGGGAGGGACATCCATGGCCGTTGGAACATCCATGGCCATTGGGAGGGACATCCATGGCCATTGGGAGGGACATCCATGGCCATTGGGACATCCACAGCCTTTGGGACATCCATGGCCATTGGGAGGGACATCCACAGCTGTTGGGACATCCATGGCCTTTGGGAAATCCATGGCCATTGGGAGGGACATCCATGGCCGTTGGGACATCCATGGCCATTGGGAGGGACATCCATGGCCATTGGGCGAGGCATCCACAGCTGTTGGGACATCCATGGCCTTTGGGACATCCATGGCCATTGGGAGGGACATCCATGGCCGTTGGGACATCCATGGCCATTGGGAGGGACATCCATGGCCATTGGGAGGGACATCCATAGCCATTGGGAGGGACATCCATAGCCATTGGGACATCCATGGCCATTGTGAGAGGCATCCACAGTTGTTGGGACATCCATGGCCTTTGGGACATCCATGGCCATTGGGAGGGACATCCATAGCCGTTGGGAGGGACATCCATGGCTGTTGGGACATCCATGGCCATTGGGAGGGACATCCATGGCTGTTGGGACATCCATGGCCATTGGGACATCCATGGCCATTGTGAGGGACATCCATGGCCATTGGGAGGGACATCCACAGCTGTTGGGACATCCATGGCCTTTGGGACATCCATGGCCATTGGGAGGGACATCCACAGCTGTTGGGACATCCATGGCCTTTGGGACATCCATGGCCGTTGGGAGGGACATCCATGGCCGTTGGGAGGGACATCCATGGCTGTTGGGACATCCATGGCCTTTGGGACATCCATGGCCTTTGGGACGGACATCCATGGCCATTGTGAGGGACATCCATGGCCTTTGGGACATCCATGGCCTTTGGGACATCCATGGCCGTTGGGAGGGACATCCATGGCCGTTGGGAGGGACATCCATGGCTGTTGGGACATCCATGGCCATTGGGACGGACATCCATGGCCATTGTGAGGGACATCCACAGCTGTTGGGACATCCATGGCCGTTGGGACATCCATGGCCATTGGGCAACCCCCATTTGTAGCCATGCCGATTGTCCCCACCCAGAGCCATGTGGCCATCTTCGTCACTGTCCCCAGCCATGGCCGTTGGGGACATCTCCATCCACAGCCATGGTGACGGCCACATCCATGGCCTTTGGGACGTCCACGGTCATTGGGGTGTCCCCACCATGGCCATGCTGGTTGTCCCCACCCAGCTCCCCGCGGTCATCCTCACCCCTGTCCCCTCACCCAGGCAGGCGATGCTGAGGCCGAAGCCGGAGAGGGCCATGCCACCGGCGAAGCGGAAGACGCAGTAGGACGCGTAGTTGGGGGCGAAGGCCGTGCACGTCCCCATCACCCCCAGCTGCAGGTAGGACCATATCAACATGGCCTTGCGCCCAAACCTGCAACAGGGAGGCACTGGGTGCCACTGGGCGCCACTGGGCGATGGTCTGTCCAATGCCccatggggaaactgaggcacggggaGGGGTCTCTGCTACCCTCACCTGTCCGAGAGGCCCCCCAGGATCAGGGCGCCCACCAGGACCCCGGCCATGTAGATGGACTGGGCCATCTGCCGGAGCTGCCGGTAGCTGCAGACGAGGTCCCACTATGGGGATGGAGATGAGCTGAGGACGCCTTGTCCTCCCCTTCCACCCATCagtccctcctcttccctcctctccagcTCTCCACGTGTTCCACCACCTCCACCCTGTGTCATCTCCATAGCCCCATCTTCCCCACATGGCTCCATCTCCGTTCCTCCATCCCCACACGGCTCCATCTCCATACTCTCCACCCCTCCATCTCCATATGGCTCCATCTCCATCCCTTCATCTCAATAgggctccatcttcatcctcccATCCCCACATGGCTCcatctccatccctccatctccCTATGGCTCCAtctccatcccttcatccccacATGGCTCCATCTTCCTCCTCCCgtctccatccctccatctccatccctccatcccccccctccccacccccaccttgGGGACGTTGGTGCCCACATGGACACTGGGGACGCCTTCCTGCCCTCCGTCCTGCCCCACCTCGCCCGTCCCCTGTCCCCGCCCctgtgtccccgtccccacctCGGTGACGATGGTGGCCACGTAGATGCTGCGGTCGTAGTCCCAGCCATCGTGGCAGGGCTCGGTGGGCCGGGGACCGGTGCTACCGTTGGCGGGGGACGAGGCCACGTAGCGTCGGCAGGACCCCAGGGTGGCATCAGGGGACCCCAGGGTGCCATTGGACCACCCCAGGGTAGCACCAGCAGGTCCCAAGGTGCCATTGAAGGACCCCAAGGTGGCATCAGGCTGGACATGGGTGCTGTCAGGGGGTGCCGGCGTGCCATCAAGTGTGACGTGGGTGGCACCAGGGATGCTGGTGCCTTCGAAGGACCCCAGGTTGCCATCAGGAGACCTCAGGGTGCCATAGGAGGACCTCAAGGTGCCATCAGGAGACCTCAGGGTGGCACCAGGAGACCCCAAGGTGCCATCAGGGGACCTCAGGGTGGCACCAGGAGACCTCAAGGTCCCACCAGAAGACCTCAGGGTGCCATTGGAGGACCTCAGGGTGCCATTGGAGGACCTCAAGGTGCCATCAGAAGCTGTTGAGGTGCCATCAAGGGTGTTTGCGGGTGGCCCTGGGGTGGCGCTGGGGACGTTCAGGGTGGCACCAGGAGCGGGGGTGACATCGGGGACGCGGCAGCGGTGCGGGGGGACGGCAGCAGTGAAGTTCTGCAGCAGGTTGTGGCTGGCCATGAGCAGGATGGGCACCACCAGCAGCGCCGTCTGTAGCACCTGGAAGCGTCCCAGCCCCCCGACCTGCGCCAACACTGCCCCGAACGGCATCCTGGGGCGCGGGGACACCGTCACCCGCGGGGGACGCCGTCAGACACAGGGACACCGCTGGACACGAGGGCATGGGGAACATCAGCACCCCCGGGGACACCATCACCCACAGGGACCCCATCACCCATGGGGACAGTCATCCATGGGGACACCATCACCCTCAGGGACACCATCACCCACGGGGACACCATCACCCATGGGGACACCATCACCCACGGGGACACCATCACCCATGGGGACACCATCACCCATGGGGACAGTCATCCATGGGGACAGCATCACCCACAGGGACACCATCACCTGTGGGGACACCATCGCCCATGGGGACAGTCATCCATGGGGACACCATCACCTGTGGGGACACCATCGCCCATGGGGACAGTCATCCATGGGGACACCATCACCTGTGGGGACACCATCGCCCATGGGGACAGTCATCCATGGGGACACCATCACCCACAGGGACACCATCACCCATGGGGGACAGTCGTCCACGGGGACACCCATCCATGGGGACACCATCACCCACAGGGACACCATCACCTGTGGGGACACCATCGCCCATGGGGGACAGTCGTCCACGGGGACACCCATCCATGGGGACACCATCACCCACGGGGACACCATCACCCATGGGGGACAGTCGTCCACGGGGACACCCATCCATGGGGACACCATCACCCACAGGGACACCATCACCTGTGGGGACACCATCGCCCATGGGGGACAGTCGTCCACGGGGACACCATCACCCATGGGGACACCATCACCCACGGGGACACCATCACCCATGGGGACAGTCGTCCACGGGGACACCATCACCCACGGGGACACCATCACCCATGGGGACAGTCATCCACGGGGACACCATCACCCACGGGGACACCATCACCCATGGGGACAGTCGTCCATGGGGACACCATCATCCACGGGGACACCATCACCCATGGGGACAGTCATCCATGGGGACACTATCACCCTCAGGGACACCACCACCCACAGGGGACACTATCACCCATGGGGACACCATCGCCCATGGGGACAGTCATCCATGGGGACACCATCACCCACGGGGACACCATCACCCATGGGGACAGTCATCCATGGGGACACTATCACCCTCAGGGACACCACCACCCACAGGGGACACTATCACCCACGGGGACACCATCACCCATGGGGACACCATCACCCATGGGGACAGTCATCCACGGGGACACCATCACCCTCAGGGACACCACCACCCACAGGGAACACTATCACCCACGGGGACACCATCACCCACGGGGACACCATCACCCATGGGGACAGTCGTCCACGGGGACACCATCACCCATGGGGACACCATCACCCATGGGGACAGTCATCCATGGGGACACTATCACCCTCAGGGACACCACCACCCACAGGGGACACTATCACCCATGGGGACACCATCACCCATGGGGACAGTCATCCATGGGGACACCATCACCCACAGGGACACCATCACCCATGGGGACAGTCATCCATGGGGACACCCATCCATGGGGACACCATCACAGGGGACATGGCCACCCACAGGGACGTTGTGCGGACCCAGCTCAGACACCTGTGTTAAGATGGGGACACCAGGACAAGGGgactggggacacagggacagggggacactgggacatggggacaggcaGAAGGACAGGGGCCGCGGGGACACAGCGGGGGACACACATGGTGACCACCAAGGACACGCCTCAGATGGGGGACGGTGTCACCAACTTGCGTCACGCGTCCCCAAGCCCTCCTGATGTCCCCAACCCCTCCCAGCGTGGCTCCCTGGGGACGGGGACATCCGGCCAGCTGCGCCTCCCGTGTCCCCAAGGTGAAGGGTCCCCTCTCTGATGTCCCCAGCACGTCCCACCCCcgtgtgtccccctcccccccccccatccccagggcaccccatGTCCCCTCTCCAATGTCCCCAACCTCTCGATGGCCAAAACCCCTCCCCCATGTACCCTCTTCTGGTGTCCCTGATGTCCCCCAGTCCCCAACCACTCCTCGATGTCCCCAACGTGTCCCCACAGCAATGTCCCCACACCCCTTGTgtcccccaacccctcccagGTCCCCTCTGTGATGTCCCCAACCTGTCCTGATGTCCCCAACCCCTCCATGATGTCCTCAacccccccacatccccacctTGCCCCTCAGGGTCCCCAACTTGTCCCTGTCCCCTCTCTGATGTCCCCAACCCACCCCATCTCCTCTCCGTGATGTCCCCAACCTGCCCGCAACCCCTCTCAGATCCCCCCTCGATGTCCGCAACCCCTCTGATGTCCCCAACCTCTCCCATGTCCCCCCATGATGTCCCCAACCTGTCCCCAACCCACCCCACGTCCCCTCTGTGATGTCCCCAACCCCTCTCTGATGTCCCCAACCCATCCCACATCGCCAGCCCATCCCAAGCCCCCACCGTGCCCCTCCCCAATGTCCCCAGTCTGCCCCGTCCCCTCTCCGTGATGTCCCCACCCTGTCCTGATGTCCCCAACTTGTCCTGATGTCCCCAACCCACCCCAGGTCCCCTCCACGACGTCCCCAACCTGTCCCCAACCCCTCCCACGTCCCCCCTTGATGTCCCCAACCTGTCCCCAACCCCTCCCACGTCCCCCCTCGATGTCCCCAACCCCTCTCTGATGTCCCCAACCTCTCCCACGTCCACCCACGATGTCCCCAACCTGACCCCAACCCATTCCACGTCCCCCCTCGATGTCCCCAACCCCTCTCTGATGTCCCCAACCCCTCCCACGTCCCCCCACGATGTCCCCAACCTCTCCCACGTCCACCCACGGTGTCCCCAACCTGACCCCAACCCATTCCACGTCCCCCCTCGATGTCCCCAACCCCTCTCTGATGTCCCCAACCTCTCCCATGTCCACCCACGATGTCCCCAACCCCTCTCTGATGTCCCCAACCCCTCCCACGCCCCCCCACGATGCCCCCAACCTCTCCCATGTCCCCCCTCGATGTCCCCAACCCCTCTCTGATGTCCCCAACCCCTCCCACGTCCCCCCACGATGTCCCCAACCTGTCCCCAACCCCCCGCCCCCGCGATGTCCCCAACCCCTCCCAGGTCCCTTCCATGAtgtccccaaccccccccccccgtcccccctgTGCCCCTCAGGGTCCCCCTCCTacgctccccccccccccgctgtccccacatccccccccccGCTGTCCCCAACCCCTACCTGGCCTCCTGGGGGTGACGTCCCCGTCCCCGGGGTCCCCCCTCCCGCCGGCCCCGTTATATAAGGCGAAAAGCGGCTCTTTTGGTTAAAGTGTCACCACCGGGATtaggccgggggggggggcgggggggggaggcggaTTCCAGCGCCGCGGGCGCTCGGACGCCTGGGGCCaccggacgcctgggtcc contains:
- the LOC142049178 gene encoding solute carrier family 22 member 6-A-like isoform X3; protein product: MPFGAVLAQVGGLGRFQVLQTALLVVPILLMASHNLLQNFTAAVPPHRCRVPDVTPAPGATLNVPSATPGPPANTLDGTSTASDGTLRSSNGTLRSSNGTLRSSGGTLRSPGATLRSPDGTLGSPGATLRSPDGTLRSSYGTLRSPDGNLGSFEGTSIPGATHVTLDGTPAPPDSTHVQPDATLGSFNGTLGPAGATLGWSNGTLGSPDATLGSCRRYVASSPANGSTGPRPTEPCHDGWDYDRSIYVATIVTEWDLVCSYRQLRQMAQSIYMAGVLVGALILGGLSDRFGRKAMLIWSYLQLGVMGTCTAFAPNYASYCVFRFAGGMALSGFGLSIACLVVEWIPTPYRAITVAITGFAYTLGQILLAGMAYTVPHWRWLQLTVSLPFFIFFLCSWWLAESARWLVLSGKAERAVKVLQRVAKINKRKEEGEKITVEILKSNMKEELAGLKSSYTISDLVRTPVIRHIFFCLSIVWFSISFSYYGLAMDLQNFGVSIYLIQVIFGAVDFPAKVVVTVSLSYIGRRVSLMVALFLAGLVIIANIFVSTELQTVRTALAVIGKGCLSASFNCVFLYTTELYPTPIRAKRKKTEDPKEKIPLQPQDKAPQKEA
- the LOC142049178 gene encoding solute carrier family 22 member 6-A-like isoform X1 translates to MPFGAVLAQVGGLGRFQVLQTALLVVPILLMASHNLLQNFTAAVPPHRCRVPDVTPAPGATLNVPSATPGPPANTLDGTSTASDGTLRSSNGTLRSSNGTLRSSGGTLRSPGATLRSPDGTLGSPGATLRSPDGTLRSSYGTLRSPDGNLGSFEGTSIPGATHVTLDGTPAPPDSTHVQPDATLGSFNGTLGPAGATLGWSNGTLGSPDATLGSCRRYVASSPANGSTGPRPTEPCHDGWDYDRSIYVATIVTEWDLVCSYRQLRQMAQSIYMAGVLVGALILGGLSDRFGRKAMLIWSYLQLGVMGTCTAFAPNYASYCVFRFAGGMALSGFGLSIACLVVEWIPTPYRAITVAITGFAYTLGQILLAGMAYTVPHWRWLQLTVSLPFFIFFLCSWWLAESARWLVLSGKAERAVKVLQRVAKINKRKEEGEKITVEILKSNMKEELAGLKSSYTISDLVRTPVIRHIFFCLSIVWFSISFSYYGLAMDLQNFGVSIYLIQVIFGAVDFPAKVVVTVSLSYIGRRVSLMVALFLAGLVIIANIFVSTELQTVRTALAVIGKGCLSASFNCVFLYTTELYPTPIRQTGLGFGSTMARVGGIVAPLVKMMDEYYPFLPPAVYGVAPVVAAVAAGFLPETLNLPLPDTIEEVESRAKRKKTEDPKEKIPLQPQDKAPQKEA